Proteins encoded in a region of the Prunus persica cultivar Lovell chromosome G4, Prunus_persica_NCBIv2, whole genome shotgun sequence genome:
- the LOC18778549 gene encoding anthocyanidin reductase ((2S)-flavan-3-ol-forming) has protein sequence MATQPISKKTACVIGGTGFVASLLVKLLLEKGYAVKTTVRDPDNQKKISHLTALQDLGELEILAADLTDEGSFDAPIAGCDLVFHVATPVNFASEDPENDMIKPAVQGVLNVLKACVKAKTVKRVVLTSSAAAVSINTLNGTGLVTDENDWSDVEFLSTAKPPTWGYPASKTLAEKTAWKFAEENNIDLITVIPSLMAGSSLTPDVPSSIGLAMSLITGNDFLINHALKGMQLLSGSISITHVEDVCRAHIFLAEKESASGRYICCAVNTSVPELAKFLNERYPEYKVPTEFGDFPSKAKLILSSEKLIKEGFNFKYDIEQIYDQAVDYFKAKGLLQN, from the exons ATGGCCACCCAACCCATCTCAAAGAAGACAGCCTGTGTGATCGGAGGTACAGGGTTCGTGGCATCTTTGCTGGTGAAGCTGTTGCTAGAGAAGGGCTATGCCGTCAAAACCACTGTCAGAGACCCTG ACAATCAGAAGAAGATCTCTCACCTCACAGCACTACAAGATTTGGGTGAACTAGAAATTTTAGCAGCAGATCTAACTGATGAAGGGAGCTTTGATGCCCCCATAGCAGGTTGTGACCTTGTTTTCCATGTTGCCACACCTGTCAACTTTGCCTCCGAGGACCCTGAG AACGACATGATCAAACCAGCAGTTCAAGGGGTGCTAAACGTTCTGAAAGCATGCGTGAAAGCCAAAACAGTTAAACGCGTTGTTTTGACATCATCAGCAGCTGCAGTGTCGATCAACACACTTAATGGAACAGGTTTGGTCACAGACGAGAACGATTGGAGTGATGTCGAGTTCTTGAGTACTGCAAAGCCACCCACTTGG GGCTATCCTGCCTCCAAGACACTAGCCGAGAAGACAGCTTGGAAATTCGCCGAAGAAAACAACATTGATCTCATCACAGTCATCCCTTCTCTTATGGCTGGTTCTTCTCTCACTCCAGACGTCCCCAGCAGTATCGGCCTAGCCATGTCTTTAATTACAG GAAATGACTTCCTCATAAATCATGCCTTGAAAGGGATGCAACTACTGTCAGGTTCAATCTCCATTACACATGTGGAGGATGTCTGCCGGGCTCATATATTTTTGGCTGAGAAAGAATCTGCTTCTGGTCGGTATATATGCTGCGCTGTCAATACAAGTGTTCCTGAGCTTGCAAAGTTCCTCAACGAAAGATACCCTGAGTACAAAGTCCCCACTGA gtttggagattttccCTCAAAGGCCAAGTTGATCCTCTCTTCGGAGAAGCTTATCAAGGAGGGGTTCAACTTTAAGTACGACATTGAACAAATATATGACCAAGCTGTGGACTACTTTAAGGCTAAGGGGCTGCTGCAGAACTAG
- the LOC18778256 gene encoding histone H2A.6, giving the protein MAGRGKSIGSGAAKKATSRSSKAGLQFPVGRIARFLKAGKYAERVGAGAPVYLAAVLEYLAAEVLELAGNAARDNKKTRIVPRHIQLAVRNDEELSKLLGSVTIANGGVMPNIHNMLLPKKTGTGKSGPSDD; this is encoded by the exons ATGGCCGGAAGAGGAAAATCAATTGGCTCTGGTGCCGCCAAGAAGGCTACATCTCGTAGCAGCAAGGCCGGTCTGCAATTCCCGGTCGGCCGTATCGCCCGGTTCTTGAAAGCCGGCAAGTACGCCGAGCGAGTCGGTGCTGGCGCACCGGTCTACCTCGCCGCCGTCCTCGAATATCTCGCTGCTGAG GTGTTGGAATTGGCTGGGAACGCTGCTCGGGATAACAAGAAGACGAGGATTGTGCCGAGGCACATCCAGTTGGCCGTCAGGAACGACGAGGAGCTGAGCAAGCTGCTCGGCTCCGTCACCATCGCTAACGGGGGCGTTATGCCCAACATCCACAACATGCTCTTGCCTAAGAAAACTGGCACCGGAAAATCTGGCCCCTCTGACGACTAG
- the LOC18780711 gene encoding uncharacterized protein LOC18780711 — translation MVKNITPLVCLSVLLMDVVAGILGIQAEIAQNKVKHLKVWIFECRDPSYQAFKLGLAAAVLLAVAHIIGNLLGGCICFWSREDYTKATANRQLSAASLILSWITLAVGFSLLMAGAFSNSKSRKSCGLSHHRILSIGGILCFFHGLFMIAYYVSAKATIIEQNRSQQKQNPSGAV, via the exons ATGGTGAAAAACATCACCCCTCTGGTCTGCCTCTCAGTCTTGCTTATGGACGTCGTGGCCGGGATACTTGGCATCCAAGCTGAAATTGCTCAAAACAAG GTGAAGCACTTGAAGGTGTGGATCTTTGAGTGTAGAGACCCAAGCTACCAAGCCTTCAAACTGGGGTTGGCTGCTGCTGTGCTTCTAGCAGTTGCCCATATCATTGGCAACTTGCTTGGTGGGTGCATTTGCTTCTGGTCCAGGGAAGATTATACCAAAGCCACAGCAAATAGGCAATTATCTGCTGCTTCCCTCATTTTGTCATG GATCACATTGGCTGTGGGATTCTCACTGCTGATGGCAGGGGCTTTTTCTAActcaaaatcaagaaaatcaTGCGGATTATCACACCATCGCATTCTGTCCATCGGAGGCATCTTATGCTTCTTCCATGGATTGTTCATGATAGCATATTACGTCTCAGCCAAGGCCACCATCATAGAACAAAACAGatcccaacaaaaacaaaacccttcTGGTGCAGTTTAA
- the LOC18780890 gene encoding protein HEAT-STRESS-ASSOCIATED 32 — protein MAAYRWKCFDENEDRPEKPRSYGVTEMRGPHYTLLSQNVLQDIFESVGQFVDGLKFSGGSHSLMPKSFIKEVTDVAHKHDIYVSTGDWAENLLRKGPSAFKEYVEECKSLGFDTIELNVGSLGIPEETLLRFVRLIKSGGLKAKPQFAVQINKSDIPIGDRAFGAYVVPRPRSSEFVEDVDLLIRRAERCLEAGADMIMIDADDVCKQADSMRADIIAKIIGRLGVEKTMFEASNPRTSEWFVKQYGPKVNLFVDHSQVMDLECLRGRSLGKNHTSVLGSSYFLF, from the exons ATGGCGGCGTACAGATGGAAGTGCTTCGACGAGAACGAAGACCGTCCTGAAAAGCCTCGAAGCTATGGCGTCACGGAAATGAGAGGCCCCCATTACACCCTCTTAAGCCAAAATGTCCTTCAG GATATTTTTGAGTCCGTGGGGCAGTTCGTTGATGGGTTGAAGTTTTCTGGAGGTTCCCATAGCTTGATGCCCAAATCGTTTATTAAGGAAGTGACTGATGTTGCTCACAAACATGACATATATGTCAGCACTGGTGACTGGGCTGAAAATTTGCTTCGCAAAGGTCCCTCAGCTTTCAAAGAGTATGTGGAG GAATGTAAGAGCTTGGGGTTTGACACAATCGAGTTGAATGTGGGATCTCTTGGAATTCCTGAAGAAACTCTTCTGAGATTTGTGCGCTTAATTAAGAGCGGTGGCTTGAAAGCGAAACCTCAGTTTGCAGTCCAGATTAACAAGTCTGACATTCCCATAGGGGATAGAGCATTTGGAGCCTACGTTGTCCCGAGGCCACGATCATCTG AATTTGTTGAAGATGTTGATCTGCTGATTAGAAGGGCCGAGAGATGCTTAGAAGCAGGGGCTGACATGATAATGATTGATGCTGATGATGTCTGTAAACAAGCTGATTCAATGCGGGCAGACATAATTGCGAAGATCATTGGGCGTCTTGGTGTTGAGAAGACCATGTTTGAAGCATCAAATCCAAGAACATCAGAGTGGTTCGTCAAACAGTATGGTCCAAAG GTGAATCTGTTTGTGGATCACTCCCAAGTGATGGATCTGGAGTGCCTCCGGGGACGAAGCTTAGGTAAAAACCATACATCTGTGCTGGGTTCCTCGTATTTTCTGTTCTGA